In Pedobacter heparinus DSM 2366, the following are encoded in one genomic region:
- a CDS encoding glycoside hydrolase family 88/105 protein: MKINFKTFGMLLVSSFTWSVAVHAQQFTKKRIIDKMTKVADWQVAQSWSTSKPGNPPTGSRSWEAGAFYPGVMDAYRATKNEKYMEAVKLMAESNRYDRGPKLRNADDQAILQTYLEMYEFTGDPKLLTATKRTLDSIMLSPKPGRLEFSWCDLLFMAPPIWSRYSAISKDQKYLDYLAEIYWDAADNLQNKTYKLFYRDNRFKSIVGSTGKPVFWSRGNGWVVAGLARTLEAMPARYPGRKKYEDLLIELASSLKSLQQPDGFWKSDLLDPEIYPMGETSGTAFFCYGIAWAINHKLLDRKEYLPVVLKAWNALNSVVLADGKLGFVQPGGDRPYLSTANMSNWYAAGGFLMAGNQVLKFAR, from the coding sequence ATGAAGATTAACTTTAAAACATTTGGAATGCTACTGGTCAGTAGTTTCACATGGTCGGTTGCAGTACATGCACAGCAGTTCACTAAAAAACGAATCATTGACAAGATGACCAAAGTTGCTGACTGGCAAGTGGCCCAGAGTTGGTCAACTAGTAAGCCAGGCAACCCACCAACTGGTAGCCGCTCTTGGGAGGCTGGTGCTTTTTATCCAGGTGTAATGGACGCCTACAGGGCTACCAAAAATGAGAAGTATATGGAGGCCGTAAAACTGATGGCCGAGAGCAATCGATATGACCGTGGACCTAAACTTAGGAATGCAGACGATCAGGCGATTTTGCAAACTTATCTTGAAATGTATGAATTTACTGGAGATCCGAAACTATTGACGGCCACAAAAAGAACTTTAGACTCGATCATGCTGTCGCCAAAGCCAGGACGCTTAGAGTTTTCTTGGTGTGACCTTTTATTTATGGCACCACCCATCTGGAGTCGCTATTCGGCCATTAGCAAAGATCAAAAGTATCTCGATTACTTGGCGGAAATCTATTGGGATGCTGCTGACAACCTACAAAACAAAACCTATAAACTATTTTATCGTGACAATAGATTTAAATCTATCGTTGGATCAACAGGTAAACCGGTATTCTGGAGTCGTGGGAATGGGTGGGTGGTTGCTGGTCTTGCGCGTACACTAGAAGCGATGCCGGCACGCTATCCAGGTCGGAAAAAGTATGAAGATTTACTTATTGAGCTAGCATCTTCACTAAAATCTCTTCAGCAGCCCGATGGATTCTGGAAGTCGGATCTGCTAGACCCAGAGATTTATCCAATGGGAGAAACCAGTGGCACAGCGTTCTTTTGTTATGGGATTGCCTGGGCGATAAATCATAAGCTGCTTGATCGCAAAGAATACTTGCCAGTGGTACTAAAAGCATGGAATGCGCTGAATAGTGTAGTTTTAGCCGACGGCAAGCTCGGCTTTGTGCAACCAGGCGGCGATAGACCCTATCTTTCAACCGCGAATATGAGTAATTGGTATGCAGCTGGTGGTTTTTTAATGGCGGGAAATCAAGTTTTAAAATTTGCAAGGTAA
- a CDS encoding alpha-L-rhamnosidase C-terminal domain-containing protein — MIVHKLIPRLLVLFLTVQLANAQQKSPLTRQYITPVRIVWKNGDVRNSEQLLKPGIGQGDLANRNIVILNNKKAGEKASILLDFGRELHGGLEIVTGMWGGGNKPRNIHIRYGESVSEAMSSIGEKGATNDHAIRDFRALVPWLGKIQFGESGFRFVRIDLEDEHAELQLKEIRAIYTFRDIPYLGSFKSSDERLNKIWQTGAYTVHLNMQEYLWDGIKRDRLVWVGDLHPEVSTLSAVFGYNEVVPKSLDLSRDTTPLPGWMNGISTYSMWWIIIHYDWYMKNGNLAYLKEQKTYLNGLVKQIVARVGNDNKEHMDGTRFLDWPSSENPKGIHAGLQAMTVWSLATAAKISVLVGDKETEALCNLTVTRMKKYIPDVNNSKQAAALMAIAGITTAEKANKEVLSVGGAKNFSTFYGYYMLETKAKAGDYQGAIDVIREYWGAMLDLGATTFWEDFNMDWLPNASRIDEPVPAGKIDIHGDYGAYCYVGFRHSLCHGWASGPTSWLTEHVLGIKVMAPGSKIIKITPHLGDLKFAEGTFPTPYGVVKVKHTKLANGKIHSEITGPKQVKIIR, encoded by the coding sequence ATGATTGTCCATAAATTAATTCCCCGTCTATTGGTATTGTTTCTAACCGTACAGCTTGCAAATGCACAGCAGAAAAGCCCTCTTACCCGTCAATACATCACACCTGTAAGAATTGTGTGGAAAAACGGTGATGTTAGAAATAGTGAACAGCTCTTAAAGCCAGGTATTGGCCAAGGTGATCTCGCCAATAGGAATATCGTTATTCTTAATAACAAAAAGGCTGGTGAAAAAGCGAGTATACTACTTGACTTCGGCAGAGAGCTACATGGTGGCTTAGAGATCGTAACAGGGATGTGGGGCGGTGGAAATAAACCGCGCAATATCCACATTCGCTATGGCGAATCTGTCAGTGAAGCAATGTCAAGCATAGGCGAAAAAGGCGCTACGAACGATCATGCGATCCGTGACTTTAGGGCACTTGTGCCATGGCTAGGAAAGATTCAATTTGGGGAAAGCGGTTTTCGCTTCGTTCGCATCGATCTTGAAGATGAGCATGCGGAACTGCAATTGAAAGAAATTCGCGCAATTTATACCTTCAGAGACATACCTTATCTCGGTTCTTTTAAAAGCAGTGATGAACGTTTGAATAAAATATGGCAAACAGGGGCATACACAGTGCATTTGAATATGCAAGAGTATCTATGGGACGGCATAAAAAGAGACCGACTGGTTTGGGTTGGAGATTTACATCCTGAAGTATCTACCTTAAGTGCTGTCTTTGGCTATAATGAAGTGGTGCCTAAAAGTTTAGATTTATCAAGAGACACTACGCCCTTACCAGGATGGATGAATGGGATTAGTACCTACTCCATGTGGTGGATCATCATCCACTATGATTGGTATATGAAAAATGGCAATTTGGCATATCTAAAAGAGCAGAAGACATATCTGAATGGATTAGTGAAACAAATTGTGGCTAGGGTGGGGAACGACAACAAAGAGCATATGGACGGTACGCGCTTCCTTGACTGGCCCTCTAGCGAAAACCCCAAAGGCATACATGCAGGTCTACAGGCAATGACCGTATGGTCACTCGCTACAGCTGCTAAAATAAGCGTCTTAGTGGGAGATAAGGAAACCGAGGCCCTCTGCAATCTTACCGTTACACGAATGAAGAAATACATTCCTGATGTAAATAACTCAAAACAAGCAGCCGCATTAATGGCTATTGCAGGCATCACAACAGCCGAAAAAGCAAACAAAGAAGTGCTCTCGGTAGGCGGGGCCAAAAATTTCTCTACATTTTATGGTTATTACATGCTGGAGACAAAAGCAAAAGCAGGAGACTATCAGGGTGCTATAGACGTTATCCGGGAATATTGGGGCGCAATGTTAGACCTTGGTGCTACTACATTCTGGGAGGACTTTAACATGGATTGGCTCCCCAATGCTTCCCGTATTGACGAACCCGTGCCTGCCGGTAAAATAGACATTCATGGCGATTACGGCGCCTACTGTTACGTGGGTTTCCGGCATAGCCTTTGTCATGGATGGGCTTCTGGACCCACCTCGTGGCTTACGGAACATGTTTTAGGTATAAAGGTGATGGCTCCGGGCAGTAAAATCATTAAAATAACACCCCATCTGGGAGACCTTAAATTTGCAGAGGGCACTTTTCCTACACCCTACGGTGTGGTAAAAGTAAAGCATACCAAACTTGCCAATGGAAAAATTCATTCAGAAATCACCGGACCTAAACAAGTCAAAATAATTCGCTGA
- a CDS encoding glycosyl hydrolase, whose protein sequence is MNLKTTGIVLVLSTIVCFPCIAQKNLEQSFKVTPDTIQTSVYWYWMSDNISKDGVVKDLYAMKSAGINRAFIGNIGYETTPYGKVKLFSAEWWDIMHTALKTATNLNIEIGVFNSPGWSQSGGPWVKPAQAMRYLASTKANFVGPKQLNVQLEKPKGYFQDVRVIAYKTPKAYGNSIAVHKPKLSSSISVQNINNLIDGSENTTVDIPATESITIDLETSSSFTARSLVVYPAHKGLNVNVELQVKKNKEYVSVKTFSVNRTNSNLHVGFKPYGPVAVSIPPTIGHSFRLVFGKSGGFGLAEVVLSQTPVVESYTEKTLAKMFQSPLPYWNEYQWPDQPLIDDLSLVIDPKTVIDITTFMNAEGQLKWDLPAGNWTIMRTGMLPTGVKNGPASPEGTGLEIDKMSKEHVANHFDAFMGELLRRIPAADRKTWKVVVQDSYETGGQNWTDDMIEKFKASFHYDPLPYLPVIQGEVVGDQNQSDRFLWDLRRFIADRVAYDYVGGLRDISHKHGLTTWLENYGHWGFPGEFLQYGGQSDEIGGEFWSEGELGNIENRAASSAAHIYGKTKVSAESFTAGDKPYQRYPYIMKQRGDRFFTEGINNTLLHLFIQQPSEDKVPGINANFGNEFNRHNTWFSYIDLFTGYLKRTNFMLQQGKYVADVAYFIGEDAPKMTGITDPALPAGYSFDYINAEVIQTRMKVKDGRMVLPDGMSYKLLVLPKLKTMRPELLAKIKELVAQGANILGPAPERSPSLANFPEADAKVKRMVTELWGNVNGTTIKTRKLGKGTIMSGMDMKLALNALNILPDFKTNTTDPVLFIHRSGPQAELYFISNQSEKQITFSPTFRSVDMQPELWDPVTGKTRVLSELSANGSSTTIPLTLEPLQSIFVVFRNPLVASPIRAINFPEAKTIEEINGPWKVTFNSQMRGPEKPVMFDTLIDWTKRPEESIKYYAGTAVYSNSFRATKPVKGERIYLYFSEVSVMAKVKVNGTDVGGMWTAPWRVDITDAIISGVNTLDISVVNNWVNRLVGDSKLPEAKRKTWTNNNPYTPDSKLVPSGLTGKVVVKTIKY, encoded by the coding sequence ATGAATCTAAAAACCACTGGTATAGTCTTAGTATTAAGCACTATCGTATGCTTTCCCTGCATTGCACAGAAAAATCTGGAACAATCCTTTAAGGTAACTCCAGATACCATCCAAACCAGCGTGTACTGGTATTGGATGTCCGACAATATTTCGAAGGATGGGGTTGTAAAAGACCTCTACGCGATGAAATCGGCGGGTATCAATCGTGCATTTATAGGTAATATTGGTTACGAGACTACACCTTACGGTAAGGTGAAGCTATTTTCAGCCGAGTGGTGGGACATTATGCATACGGCACTAAAGACAGCTACAAACCTCAATATTGAGATTGGTGTTTTTAACAGTCCGGGCTGGAGTCAATCCGGTGGTCCCTGGGTAAAACCAGCGCAGGCCATGCGCTACTTGGCGTCTACTAAGGCCAACTTCGTTGGTCCTAAACAGCTTAATGTACAACTAGAAAAGCCAAAGGGCTATTTTCAGGATGTAAGGGTCATTGCTTATAAGACACCGAAAGCATATGGCAATTCGATTGCGGTGCACAAGCCCAAATTGAGCAGTTCAATTTCAGTTCAAAACATCAACAATCTTATTGATGGCTCAGAAAACACTACGGTAGACATCCCTGCAACTGAGTCAATTACGATTGATCTCGAAACCAGTTCAAGTTTTACGGCCAGGAGTTTAGTGGTATACCCAGCGCATAAAGGCCTAAACGTAAATGTAGAGTTGCAGGTTAAGAAAAATAAGGAATATGTATCCGTTAAAACTTTTTCCGTAAATAGGACGAACAGCAATCTACATGTGGGATTTAAACCTTATGGTCCCGTTGCTGTTTCGATTCCGCCTACAATTGGGCATAGTTTCAGATTGGTATTTGGTAAGTCAGGAGGTTTCGGGCTTGCAGAGGTAGTCCTATCGCAAACACCTGTAGTAGAAAGCTACACTGAGAAAACATTGGCTAAAATGTTCCAAAGTCCATTACCGTACTGGAATGAATACCAGTGGCCAGATCAGCCATTAATAGATGATCTCAGCCTTGTGATAGACCCAAAAACAGTGATAGATATCACGACATTTATGAACGCTGAAGGACAGCTAAAATGGGATTTACCCGCAGGTAATTGGACCATTATGCGTACCGGAATGCTGCCTACGGGGGTTAAGAATGGACCAGCATCCCCTGAAGGCACCGGCCTAGAGATAGATAAGATGAGCAAGGAACATGTAGCCAATCATTTCGATGCGTTTATGGGTGAGCTGCTTAGAAGGATTCCTGCGGCTGACCGCAAGACCTGGAAAGTCGTCGTGCAAGATAGTTACGAAACCGGTGGACAGAATTGGACTGACGATATGATTGAGAAATTTAAAGCCAGTTTCCATTACGATCCGCTTCCATACTTACCTGTAATACAAGGAGAGGTAGTGGGCGACCAGAACCAATCAGACCGTTTCTTGTGGGATTTACGACGGTTTATTGCCGATAGGGTAGCTTATGATTATGTAGGCGGATTACGAGATATTAGCCATAAACATGGCCTTACAACGTGGTTGGAAAACTATGGCCACTGGGGTTTTCCTGGCGAGTTTTTGCAGTATGGTGGTCAGTCGGACGAAATAGGTGGTGAATTTTGGAGCGAGGGCGAGTTGGGTAATATAGAAAATCGTGCAGCTTCCTCTGCCGCGCACATCTATGGTAAAACGAAAGTATCAGCAGAATCATTTACTGCAGGCGACAAGCCCTACCAGCGCTATCCATATATCATGAAGCAGAGGGGGGATCGCTTCTTTACAGAGGGAATTAATAACACCCTGCTGCATCTTTTCATCCAGCAGCCATCAGAAGATAAAGTACCAGGTATCAACGCCAATTTTGGAAACGAATTTAATCGACACAATACCTGGTTCAGTTATATAGACTTGTTTACAGGCTACCTCAAGAGAACCAACTTTATGTTGCAGCAAGGCAAGTATGTTGCCGATGTGGCTTATTTTATCGGCGAGGACGCGCCAAAGATGACTGGTATTACCGATCCAGCACTTCCAGCAGGCTACTCATTTGATTACATCAACGCCGAAGTAATCCAGACCAGAATGAAAGTAAAAGACGGCCGAATGGTATTGCCAGATGGAATGAGCTATAAATTATTGGTATTACCCAAACTCAAAACAATGAGACCGGAGTTACTGGCCAAAATAAAAGAGCTGGTAGCACAGGGAGCAAACATCCTGGGTCCAGCACCGGAGCGGTCGCCCAGTCTTGCAAATTTTCCTGAGGCAGATGCCAAGGTGAAGCGCATGGTAACCGAACTTTGGGGAAATGTGAACGGCACAACTATTAAAACCCGCAAACTTGGGAAGGGAACTATTATGTCTGGCATGGATATGAAGCTTGCGTTAAATGCATTAAACATCCTTCCCGATTTTAAGACCAATACCACAGATCCTGTGTTGTTTATCCACAGATCAGGTCCACAGGCAGAGCTATATTTTATCAGCAATCAAAGTGAGAAGCAAATCACATTTTCGCCAACATTCCGCTCGGTGGACATGCAGCCCGAGTTGTGGGATCCTGTTACGGGTAAAACCCGCGTGCTCTCTGAGTTATCTGCAAATGGCAGTAGTACTACTATTCCGCTAACACTTGAGCCACTCCAAAGCATATTCGTCGTATTCAGGAATCCACTTGTGGCCAGTCCCATCCGCGCAATTAATTTTCCTGAAGCTAAAACAATTGAAGAAATTAACGGTCCATGGAAGGTTACTTTTAATTCCCAGATGAGAGGCCCTGAAAAGCCGGTAATGTTTGACACCTTGATAGACTGGACCAAGAGACCTGAGGAAAGTATCAAGTATTATGCAGGAACGGCAGTTTACAGCAATTCCTTCAGGGCAACAAAGCCAGTTAAAGGAGAAAGAATTTACCTGTATTTTTCTGAAGTTAGCGTAATGGCCAAGGTGAAGGTAAACGGCACCGATGTAGGCGGCATGTGGACCGCACCATGGCGGGTAGACATTACCGACGCTATAATTAGCGGCGTAAATACATTAGATATTTCGGTGGTGAACAACTGGGTTAACCGCCTCGTAGGTGACAGCAAGTTACCGGAAGCAAAACGTAAAACCTGGACCAATAATAATCCTTACACTCCAGATAGTAAACTCGTGCCTTCAGGCTTAACAGGCAAGGTAGTGGTAAAAACCATAAAATATTAA
- a CDS encoding glycoside hydrolase family 88/105 protein, with amino-acid sequence MKKRILLNYFNLCALFAALVLTTTPNVPLSASPNVTGRTISKDTLFNKKATLKIMERVADWQLNTWNTKGFKFKKYDWTNATGYTGLFALSRISKKQAYSNMLIEIGNELNWNTGPDRFMADDYCIAQTYVQLYQNYKDEKMVKPFRALADSIVAAPSYESLEWAPRIKSREWAWCDALFMAPTSLAYLSTATKDPSYLNKACKLWWKTTEFLYDKNEHLFSRDSRFINKVEKNGKKVFWSRGNGWVLGGLVRMLDNLPKKHPDRPKFISLYKEMTTKIASIQQADGSWRTSLLDPDSYPTKETSGTGFYCYVMAWGINNGMLNKTEYLPIVKKAWIALTSSVEPNGMLGSVQQIAGAPTNIAANSTEVYAVGAFLLAGSELYKIF; translated from the coding sequence ATGAAAAAGAGAATTCTTTTAAACTATTTTAACCTTTGTGCGCTATTTGCTGCCCTTGTCCTTACCACAACGCCAAACGTTCCATTATCAGCCTCTCCAAACGTTACTGGCCGAACTATCTCAAAAGACACTTTATTCAATAAAAAAGCCACCTTGAAAATAATGGAGCGCGTGGCAGATTGGCAGCTGAACACCTGGAATACCAAAGGCTTTAAATTTAAAAAATACGATTGGACTAACGCCACGGGCTATACTGGGCTCTTCGCGCTTAGCCGGATCAGCAAAAAGCAAGCTTATTCTAACATGCTGATCGAGATAGGCAACGAATTGAACTGGAATACTGGCCCCGACCGTTTCATGGCCGATGACTACTGCATTGCCCAAACGTATGTGCAGCTTTATCAAAACTATAAGGATGAAAAAATGGTTAAACCATTCAGGGCACTAGCGGATAGCATTGTCGCTGCGCCTTCTTATGAATCACTTGAATGGGCACCTAGAATCAAGTCTCGAGAATGGGCCTGGTGTGATGCGCTTTTTATGGCGCCAACCTCACTGGCCTACCTGTCGACCGCTACAAAAGATCCCAGCTACCTCAATAAGGCATGTAAATTATGGTGGAAAACCACCGAATTCCTGTACGACAAAAATGAACACCTCTTTTCGAGGGACAGTCGATTTATCAATAAAGTTGAAAAAAATGGGAAAAAGGTGTTTTGGTCCAGAGGCAATGGATGGGTATTGGGCGGATTGGTCCGTATGCTAGACAACCTGCCAAAAAAACATCCAGATAGGCCTAAATTTATAAGTCTTTACAAAGAAATGACCACAAAGATCGCCTCCATACAACAGGCTGATGGCAGCTGGAGGACATCCTTGTTAGATCCGGACAGCTATCCAACTAAAGAAACCAGTGGAACGGGCTTTTATTGTTACGTAATGGCCTGGGGAATAAATAACGGCATGCTCAACAAAACTGAATATTTGCCTATAGTTAAAAAAGCTTGGATAGCCTTAACCAGTTCGGTTGAGCCGAATGGCATGTTGGGAAGTGTGCAGCAAATTGCTGGCGCGCCTACTAACATTGCAGCAAACAGTACCGAGGTGTATGCGGTGGGTGCGTTTTTGCTGGCAGGTTCAGAGCTGTATAAGATTTTTTAA
- a CDS encoding sialate O-acetylesterase, translating into MNKLKSLYLLLITLSCALNAHAFIVLPDVITDNMVLQQKDETTFWGKAARGKKIMITPSWNNKTYTTDIDADGNWRIKIKTPAAGGPYNITFNDGELLKLKNVMIGEVWLCSGQSNMEMPLAGWGKIKDYENEIANAKYPNIRIIQVKKAISSQPQKDFKSNTKGWQECSPSTIANFSATAYFFARKLIQDKDIAIGLIDATWGGTLVEAWTSAEAIGKVDIFADTVKKFQAMPETTRLTNPHKPTLLFNGMINPFLPVGIKGVIWYQGESNASRAYQYRELFPLMINNWRAKFNRPQLPFLFVQLASFQAINPQPADAAWAELREAQAMALNLKNTGMAVTIDIGETADIHPKNKQDVGKRLALVALKKVYKEDVVAEGPMYKSYKVAGNIITVNFKPSSVALKTSNGNAPMGFAIAGADKKFYWADAKIIGNSVIVSSKEVKNPVAVRYAWANNPVCNLINDAGLPASPFRTDDWPGITVNKK; encoded by the coding sequence ATGAACAAATTAAAATCATTGTACCTCCTGCTCATCACGCTCTCCTGTGCACTTAATGCGCACGCATTTATTGTATTACCAGACGTAATTACCGACAATATGGTGTTGCAACAAAAAGACGAAACCACTTTTTGGGGCAAGGCAGCGCGTGGTAAGAAAATCATGATTACGCCCTCATGGAACAATAAAACCTATACCACTGACATTGATGCCGATGGAAATTGGAGGATAAAGATCAAAACTCCAGCTGCTGGTGGACCATATAACATTACTTTCAATGATGGCGAATTGCTTAAATTAAAGAACGTCATGATCGGAGAGGTCTGGTTATGCTCCGGACAATCGAATATGGAAATGCCTTTAGCAGGATGGGGTAAAATTAAAGATTACGAAAACGAAATTGCAAATGCCAAATATCCGAATATTAGGATTATACAAGTTAAAAAGGCAATCAGTAGTCAGCCTCAAAAAGATTTTAAATCCAATACCAAAGGCTGGCAGGAGTGTTCTCCATCAACCATAGCAAACTTCTCTGCAACGGCCTATTTTTTTGCCAGAAAACTTATTCAAGACAAAGACATAGCCATTGGCCTAATTGATGCCACTTGGGGAGGAACGCTTGTCGAAGCGTGGACGAGCGCTGAAGCCATTGGCAAAGTAGATATCTTTGCTGATACGGTCAAAAAATTTCAGGCTATGCCCGAAACAACAAGATTAACGAATCCCCATAAGCCTACTTTATTGTTTAATGGCATGATCAATCCCTTTTTGCCTGTAGGTATTAAAGGCGTAATTTGGTATCAAGGGGAAAGTAATGCTTCGAGAGCCTATCAATATCGGGAACTGTTTCCTTTGATGATTAACAATTGGAGGGCAAAATTCAATAGGCCTCAATTGCCATTCCTTTTTGTACAGCTCGCTAGTTTTCAAGCCATTAATCCACAGCCAGCGGATGCAGCCTGGGCAGAGTTAAGAGAAGCGCAAGCGATGGCATTGAATTTAAAGAATACAGGAATGGCAGTGACCATAGACATTGGCGAAACAGCAGATATTCATCCTAAAAACAAACAAGATGTAGGCAAGCGCCTAGCCTTGGTGGCCCTAAAAAAGGTTTATAAGGAAGATGTGGTAGCTGAAGGCCCAATGTACAAATCTTATAAGGTTGCCGGCAACATCATAACGGTCAATTTCAAACCATCTAGTGTAGCTTTAAAAACAAGTAATGGGAATGCGCCCATGGGTTTCGCAATAGCTGGGGCCGACAAAAAATTCTATTGGGCAGATGCCAAAATTATTGGGAATAGCGTAATTGTCTCTTCAAAAGAAGTTAAAAATCCTGTTGCAGTTCGCTATGCCTGGGCAAACAATCCCGTTTGCAATTTGATCAATGATGCAGGTTTGCCTGCATCGCCTTTCCGTACAGATGATTGGCCGGGAATTACCGTCAACAAAAAATAA
- a CDS encoding AraC family transcriptional regulator — MKMTFQHQASLIDMSFTIKEYLQPHFTSPFHFHDSYELIYIAKSFGKLYSANNIVHFNEGEIYLLGSGFAHCFYNDKEFIRSGQTAHAIVAFFKEDFLGKDFFSKGELTKIKDMLDKSVYGIKISNSPDNVKSAFHKLVSSKGMDSLLILLNMLNNLSNLKKESFYFINSSTIKPSLNYNDSRKLESVVNYVVENFKNNLDSKTAASLACLNEAAFCRYFKRRTEKTFSQFVNYVRVSHATSLLFKENISIANICFECGFNNISYFNRQFKEIMGQTPLEYRKAFAYSEQENTAVEAAQ; from the coding sequence ATGAAAATGACCTTTCAGCACCAAGCTTCGCTTATAGACATGAGCTTCACGATAAAGGAGTATTTACAACCTCACTTTACGTCTCCTTTTCATTTTCATGACTCTTATGAACTTATCTATATCGCTAAAAGCTTTGGTAAGCTTTATTCTGCCAATAACATTGTTCACTTTAATGAAGGTGAAATTTACCTGCTTGGATCTGGCTTTGCGCATTGTTTTTATAACGACAAAGAATTCATCCGATCGGGCCAAACTGCTCACGCGATCGTTGCTTTTTTTAAAGAGGATTTTTTGGGCAAGGATTTCTTCAGCAAAGGAGAACTCACTAAGATTAAGGACATGCTGGACAAATCGGTTTACGGAATTAAAATTTCAAACAGTCCGGACAATGTAAAGTCTGCCTTTCACAAATTGGTTAGCAGTAAGGGAATGGATAGCCTCTTGATCTTATTAAACATGTTAAACAATTTGTCAAACCTGAAAAAAGAAAGCTTTTATTTCATCAATTCATCCACCATAAAACCATCTTTGAATTACAATGACTCAAGGAAACTCGAATCAGTGGTAAACTATGTAGTCGAAAATTTTAAAAATAACCTAGATAGTAAAACAGCCGCTTCTCTAGCCTGCTTAAATGAGGCCGCCTTTTGTAGATATTTCAAACGGAGAACGGAAAAAACATTCTCGCAGTTTGTAAATTATGTACGGGTATCGCATGCGACCAGCTTACTTTTTAAGGAGAATATAAGCATAGCCAACATCTGTTTCGAATGCGGATTTAACAATATTTCCTATTTTAACAGGCAGTTTAAGGAAATTATGGGCCAAACGCCCTTGGAGTACAGAAAAGCTTTTGCTTACTCGGAACAGGAAAACACAGCAGTGGAAGCAGCACAATAA
- a CDS encoding sugar MFS transporter, whose translation MSAPFTSSTTQLERNKSSAKNHTFSLVILTTLFFIWGFIVSMNDVLIPKLMTVFTLLHWQAMLVQTSFFGAYFIISLAYFVLSVTREDPIMKIGYKNGIIAGLFVCALGASLFYPAAAYKSYGFFLGALFVLASGTAILQIASNPYVTILGSPETASARLNLTQAFNSLGTTIAPILGGYLIFGTITEAIEGTNADSVKLPYIALAAALILIAIMIKTTKLPRIVKDHVHINHAGSLKHRHLILGVICIFAYVGGEVTIGSNFMSFLKLPAIGGFEAETAKTYLAFFWGGAMIGRFLGAIALGNFERNSYKYGLMFLISIAVFITVYTLYNFQLAAVMCCLVLFNAAIFRLANFKSQTTLSYFAAAIILLLLMVAFTNGQIALWSIIAIGFFNSIMFPTIFALAVKGLGSYTSQGASLLIMACVGGAIVPPLQGYFADISNNLQLSFTLPILCYVYVLFYGMKGYKTDIIL comes from the coding sequence ATGTCAGCACCATTTACTTCATCCACAACGCAGTTGGAACGTAACAAAAGTTCGGCAAAGAATCATACTTTCTCCTTAGTTATTCTTACCACGCTGTTCTTTATCTGGGGTTTTATTGTGAGCATGAATGATGTGCTCATCCCTAAACTGATGACAGTTTTTACGCTGCTTCACTGGCAGGCTATGTTGGTACAAACTTCGTTTTTCGGAGCATACTTTATCATCTCACTGGCCTATTTTGTACTTTCGGTTACCCGAGAAGATCCGATCATGAAAATTGGTTACAAAAATGGGATTATTGCAGGACTTTTTGTTTGTGCTTTAGGTGCCTCACTATTTTATCCTGCGGCAGCATATAAGAGCTACGGTTTTTTTTTAGGGGCCTTGTTTGTTTTAGCATCAGGAACCGCCATTTTGCAAATTGCTTCCAATCCTTATGTCACCATTTTGGGATCGCCAGAAACTGCTTCTGCACGCTTAAATCTTACACAAGCTTTCAACTCTTTAGGAACAACAATAGCACCAATTCTTGGTGGTTATTTAATTTTTGGGACTATTACCGAAGCGATAGAAGGTACAAACGCAGATTCTGTGAAGCTTCCATATATTGCTTTAGCCGCTGCACTGATCCTCATTGCAATTATGATCAAAACAACTAAGCTTCCTCGTATTGTTAAGGATCATGTACATATTAACCATGCTGGTTCTTTAAAACATCGTCACCTCATACTTGGTGTAATTTGTATTTTTGCCTATGTAGGTGGGGAGGTAACGATAGGCAGTAATTTTATGAGCTTTTTAAAATTACCGGCAATTGGCGGTTTTGAGGCAGAAACGGCCAAAACTTACCTGGCCTTTTTCTGGGGTGGCGCAATGATAGGCCGCTTTTTGGGTGCCATTGCATTGGGCAATTTCGAACGTAACAGCTACAAATATGGCCTTATGTTTTTAATTAGTATTGCTGTATTTATAACCGTCTATACTTTATATAATTTTCAACTTGCAGCGGTCATGTGTTGTCTTGTTCTTTTTAATGCTGCTATTTTCCGCCTAGCTAATTTCAAATCTCAAACAACCTTAAGTTATTTTGCAGCAGCAATAATTCTTCTTTTATTAATGGTAGCTTTTACAAATGGACAAATTGCCCTTTGGTCTATCATAGCGATTGGTTTTTTTAATTCGATCATGTTTCCTACTATATTTGCCTTAGCTGTTAAAGGATTGGGTAGTTATACTAGTCAGGGCGCTTCATTGCTAATTATGGCTTGCGTAGGTGGCGCAATTGTACCTCCCTTGCAGGGATATTTTGCGGATATCAGTAATAATCTTCAGCTTTCATTTACGCTACCAATCCTTTGTTATGTTTACGTGCTTTTCTATGGGATGAAGGGTTATAAAACAGACATTATTCTATAG